In Phlebotomus papatasi isolate M1 chromosome 1, Ppap_2.1, whole genome shotgun sequence, the following proteins share a genomic window:
- the LOC129799840 gene encoding NADP-dependent malic enzyme isoform X1 translates to MMARNILNNPLYKQMHLGAFGRTLALCGTGKKDILVPQREYHEVNGDIPCPSMLQGIDHLRDPRLNKGLAFTLEERQVLGIHGLQPARFKTQEEQLELCKISIDRYKEDLNKYLYLVDLQDRNERLFFRLLSENVKNMMPIVYTPTVGLACQKFGLIYRRPRGLFVTINDRGHVFDVIKNWPEPDVRAICVTDGERILGLGDLGANGMGIPVGKLSLYTALAGIKPHQCLPILLDVGTNNRDLLEDPLYIGLRQERVTGDAYDEFIDEFMRAVVKKYGQNVLIQFEDFGNHNAFRFLDKYRHSYCTFNDDIQGTAAVAVGGLYASKRLTGKRFADHQILFVGAGEAAIGIADLCVRAMIVEGCTLEEARNKIWMVDIDGLLVKGREHLEGHKAYYAKNVEPMNDLLEIVKTVKPSILIGASAQPGLFTRDILAEMAENNAKPIIFALSNPTDRAECTAAQAFEHTEGRVIFASGSPFPPVEYNGKTYYTGQGNNAYIFPGIALGVIATETHHIPEDMFLIAAQELADCVTEADLMQGSLYPDLARVKEVSLNIAIGITKFAYVKGSCTSGQRLASTYPEPHDKRQWLLDQLYNFNYESSMPVTWTWPKSPEIKTRELVPTKLTEREE, encoded by the exons ATGATGGCGCGTAATATACT GAATAACCCGCTCTACAAGCAGATGCATTTGGGAGCATTTGGTCGTACATTGGCATTATGTGGCACCGGAAAAAAGGATATTCTCGTGCCACAACGTGAATATCATGAAGTTAATGGGGACATTCCTTGTCCTTCAATGCTCCAAGGAATTGACCACTTGCGAGATCCGCGATTAAATAAAGGATTGGCCTTTACGCTTGAGGAAAGACAGGTGTTGGGTATACATGGTCTTCAACCAGCCAGATTTAAGACACAAGAAGAACAACTAGAACTCTGCAAAATATCTATTGATAGATACAAGGAGGACCTCAATAAATACCTATATTTGGTAGATTTACAA gatcGAAACGAACGACTATTTTTCCGTCTCCTTTCGGAGAATGTTAAGAATATGATGCCTATCGTCTATACTCCAACGGTTGGATTAGCTTGCCAGAAGTTTGGCTTGATTTACCGTCGTCCTCGAGGTCTATTTGTCACAATTAACGACCGAGGGCATGTATTTGATGTGATTAAGAATTGGCCAGAACCCGACGTCAGAGCAATTTGTGTGACTGACGGTGAGAGAATCCTCGGTCTAGGAGATTTAGGAGCCAATGGAATGGGTATCCCTGTGGGAAAACTCTCACTCTACACTGCCCTCGCAGGAATTAAACCACATCAGTGTTTACCAATTCTCCTGGACGTCGGAACAAATAACAGGGATTTGCTGGAAGATCCCTTGTACATTGGATTGAGGCAAGAAAGGGTAACGGGAGACGCCTATGATGAATTTATCGATGAATTCATGAGAGCTGTTGTGAAGAAATACGGCCAGAATGTCCTGATTCAGTTTGAAGACTTTGGAAATCACAATGCTTTCCGATTTTTGGACAAATACCGACACTCCTACTGCACGTTTAACGATGATATTCAGGGGACTGCAGCAGTAGCTGTTGGAGGATTGTATGCCTCAAAGCGACTGACGGGAAAGAGATTTGCTGACCATCAGATTCTTTTCGTTGGAGCTGGAGAAGCTGCCATTGGGATTGCTGATCTCTGCGTCAGAGCAATGATTGTAGAGGGATGCACTCTGGAGGAGGCAAGAAACAAAATCTGGATGGTCGATATTGATGGCCTGCTCGTCAAAGGACGAGAACATCTCGAAGGACATAAAGCGTACTATGCGAAGAATGTTGAACCTATGAATGATCTGCTCGAAATTGTAAAGACAGTGAAGCCTAGCATTTTGATTGGGGCTAGTGCTCAGCCAGGACTCTTCACCAGAGACATCCTGGCAGAAATGGCTGAGAATAATGCCAAACCGATCATCTTTGCTCTGTCAAATCCAACGGACAGAGCAGAATGCACAGCTGCACAAGCATTCGAACACACAGAG GGACGAGTGATATTTGCATCTGGATCTCCATTCCCACCGGTGGAATACAACGGGAAGACTTACTACACGGGACAAGGCAATAATGCTTATATTTTCCCAGGAATTGCTCTTGGAGTTATTGCAACTGAAACACATCATATCCCCGAGGATATGTTCCTAATTGCAGCTCAGGAACTTGCTGACTGCGTCACCGAAGCGGATCTCATGCAAGGATCTCTGTATCCTGACCTAGCACGTGTCAAGGAGGTGTCCCTGAACATAGCCATTGGTATCACCAAATTTGCGTATGTTAAAG GAAGTTGCACTAGTGGCCAAA
- the LOC129799840 gene encoding NADP-dependent malic enzyme isoform X2 yields MMARNILNNPLYKQMHLGAFGRTLALCGTGKKDILVPQREYHEVNGDIPCPSMLQGIDHLRDPRLNKGLAFTLEERQVLGIHGLQPARFKTQEEQLELCKISIDRYKEDLNKYLYLVDLQDRNERLFFRLLSENVKNMMPIVYTPTVGLACQKFGLIYRRPRGLFVTINDRGHVFDVIKNWPEPDVRAICVTDGERILGLGDLGANGMGIPVGKLSLYTALAGIKPHQCLPILLDVGTNNRDLLEDPLYIGLRQERVTGDAYDEFIDEFMRAVVKKYGQNVLIQFEDFGNHNAFRFLDKYRHSYCTFNDDIQGTAAVAVGGLYASKRLTGKRFADHQILFVGAGEAAIGIADLCVRAMIVEGCTLEEARNKIWMVDIDGLLVKGREHLEGHKAYYAKNVEPMNDLLEIVKTVKPSILIGASAQPGLFTRDILAEMAENNAKPIIFALSNPTDRAECTAAQAFEHTEGRVIFASGSPFPPVEYNGKTYYTGQGNNAYIFPGIALGVIATETHHIPEDMFLIAAQELADCVTEADLMQGSLYPDLARVKEVSLNIAIGITKFAYVKGLASTYPEPHDKRQWLLDQLYNFNYESSMPVTWTWPKSPEIKTRELVPTKLTEREE; encoded by the exons ATGATGGCGCGTAATATACT GAATAACCCGCTCTACAAGCAGATGCATTTGGGAGCATTTGGTCGTACATTGGCATTATGTGGCACCGGAAAAAAGGATATTCTCGTGCCACAACGTGAATATCATGAAGTTAATGGGGACATTCCTTGTCCTTCAATGCTCCAAGGAATTGACCACTTGCGAGATCCGCGATTAAATAAAGGATTGGCCTTTACGCTTGAGGAAAGACAGGTGTTGGGTATACATGGTCTTCAACCAGCCAGATTTAAGACACAAGAAGAACAACTAGAACTCTGCAAAATATCTATTGATAGATACAAGGAGGACCTCAATAAATACCTATATTTGGTAGATTTACAA gatcGAAACGAACGACTATTTTTCCGTCTCCTTTCGGAGAATGTTAAGAATATGATGCCTATCGTCTATACTCCAACGGTTGGATTAGCTTGCCAGAAGTTTGGCTTGATTTACCGTCGTCCTCGAGGTCTATTTGTCACAATTAACGACCGAGGGCATGTATTTGATGTGATTAAGAATTGGCCAGAACCCGACGTCAGAGCAATTTGTGTGACTGACGGTGAGAGAATCCTCGGTCTAGGAGATTTAGGAGCCAATGGAATGGGTATCCCTGTGGGAAAACTCTCACTCTACACTGCCCTCGCAGGAATTAAACCACATCAGTGTTTACCAATTCTCCTGGACGTCGGAACAAATAACAGGGATTTGCTGGAAGATCCCTTGTACATTGGATTGAGGCAAGAAAGGGTAACGGGAGACGCCTATGATGAATTTATCGATGAATTCATGAGAGCTGTTGTGAAGAAATACGGCCAGAATGTCCTGATTCAGTTTGAAGACTTTGGAAATCACAATGCTTTCCGATTTTTGGACAAATACCGACACTCCTACTGCACGTTTAACGATGATATTCAGGGGACTGCAGCAGTAGCTGTTGGAGGATTGTATGCCTCAAAGCGACTGACGGGAAAGAGATTTGCTGACCATCAGATTCTTTTCGTTGGAGCTGGAGAAGCTGCCATTGGGATTGCTGATCTCTGCGTCAGAGCAATGATTGTAGAGGGATGCACTCTGGAGGAGGCAAGAAACAAAATCTGGATGGTCGATATTGATGGCCTGCTCGTCAAAGGACGAGAACATCTCGAAGGACATAAAGCGTACTATGCGAAGAATGTTGAACCTATGAATGATCTGCTCGAAATTGTAAAGACAGTGAAGCCTAGCATTTTGATTGGGGCTAGTGCTCAGCCAGGACTCTTCACCAGAGACATCCTGGCAGAAATGGCTGAGAATAATGCCAAACCGATCATCTTTGCTCTGTCAAATCCAACGGACAGAGCAGAATGCACAGCTGCACAAGCATTCGAACACACAGAG GGACGAGTGATATTTGCATCTGGATCTCCATTCCCACCGGTGGAATACAACGGGAAGACTTACTACACGGGACAAGGCAATAATGCTTATATTTTCCCAGGAATTGCTCTTGGAGTTATTGCAACTGAAACACATCATATCCCCGAGGATATGTTCCTAATTGCAGCTCAGGAACTTGCTGACTGCGTCACCGAAGCGGATCTCATGCAAGGATCTCTGTATCCTGACCTAGCACGTGTCAAGGAGGTGTCCCTGAACATAGCCATTGGTATCACCAAATTTGCGTATGTTAAAG